CAGGGAAATCCTAATGACGTGGGTTTTGGAAGACGTAATCCACTGCAAGCCTTAGAATTTGTGGAAAAATTGCCAGCAGAAGCTCCGGCAATCTTCATATTAAGAGATTATCACCGTTTTTTAGAAGATATCTCAATTTCCCGCAAACTGAGAAATTTATCCCGCCGCCTCAAATCTCAACCAAAAAATATTGTTATTGTTTCTCCACAAATAGCAATTCCTTCTGATCTAAGTGAAGTTTTAACTATTTTGGAGTTCCCTCTGCCAGCAGTGGGAGACATAAAATCAGAAATTGAGCGTTTATTAGCTGCTAATGGTCAATCGCTCAATAGTAAATTTATAGATGAATTAGTGCGATCGTGCCAAGGGCTATCTTTAGAAAGAATTCGGCGGGTGTTAGCACGGGCGATCGCGACAGATGGAGAAATCCAGCCAGAAAATATCGAACTGGTACTAGAAGAAAAACGTCAAACTATTCGCCAGACACAAATATTAGAGTTTTATCCCGCAAGGGAAAGAATGGGTGATATTGGGGGTTTAGATAACCTCAAAGATTGGTTGCTGCGACGAGGAGGAGCTTTTTCAGAACGAGCCAGACAATATGGGCTACCATATCCCAGAGGTTTACTGCTAGTTGGGATTCAAGGCACTGGTAAATCTTTAACAGCTAAAGCGATCGCTCACCACTGGCACTTACCTTTATTGCGTCTAGATGTAGGACGTTTGTTTGGGGGATTAGTGGGAGAATCTGAATCTCGCACCAGGCAAATGATTCAATTGGCAGAAGCATTAGCTCCTTGTGTATTGTGGATTGATGAAATTGATAAAGCTTTTGGTGGAATTGACGGCAAAGCAGATGCAGGCACTAGCAGCCGTGTTTTTGGCACATTTATCACCTGGTTAGCTGAAAAAACATCCCCAGTTTTTGTTGTTGCTACCGCTAATAATATCCAAGCTTTACCCCCAGAAATGCTCCGCAAAGG
Above is a window of Oculatellaceae cyanobacterium DNA encoding:
- a CDS encoding AAA family ATPase, whose product is MSFSEEFELLLRARYPLIYIPTLEEERVEAAIAQSGKSHGNRAVYIWDFVDGYQGNPNDVGFGRRNPLQALEFVEKLPAEAPAIFILRDYHRFLEDISISRKLRNLSRRLKSQPKNIVIVSPQIAIPSDLSEVLTILEFPLPAVGDIKSEIERLLAANGQSLNSKFIDELVRSCQGLSLERIRRVLARAIATDGEIQPENIELVLEEKRQTIRQTQILEFYPARERMGDIGGLDNLKDWLLRRGGAFSERARQYGLPYPRGLLLVGIQGTGKSLTAKAIAHHWHLPLLRLDVGRLFGGLVGESESRTRQMIQLAEALAPCVLWIDEIDKAFGGIDGKADAGTSSRVFGTFITWLAEKTSPVFVVATANNIQALPPEMLRKGRFDEIFFVGLPSQEERRAIFAVHLSRLRTHNLKSYDLDRLAYETPDFSGAEIEQTLIEAMHIGFSQNRDFITDDILEAASQLVPLARTAQAQIQFLQDWAAAGKARMASRNSGLNSRIQHQLQHPES